Proteins encoded within one genomic window of Spirochaeta isovalerica:
- a CDS encoding PAS domain-containing protein gives MNYTFTEEDRSILKGVKSVMKGIAFIYGNNCEVVLHSMESADRPIIAIENNHVSGRDVGEPMSDFVFKLLEDMSKADEPFINFFKNTTLSKNELKSSTTLIRNSQNIIIGALCINMDLSIPVQEFFKDFLQADSDKYTGTKTAAYTQSTRELIDSSITMALEEVNNQRGLSSTERNKAVVYELYKKGIFSVKKGVEITAEELGISRFTVYNYLKAIKDSGKK, from the coding sequence GTGAATTATACATTTACAGAAGAAGACAGATCCATCTTAAAGGGCGTAAAATCAGTTATGAAGGGTATTGCCTTCATTTACGGAAATAACTGTGAAGTTGTTCTCCATTCCATGGAGAGCGCAGACCGGCCCATCATTGCCATTGAAAACAATCATGTCAGCGGCAGAGATGTCGGAGAACCCATGAGCGATTTTGTTTTCAAGTTACTTGAAGATATGTCCAAAGCGGACGAACCGTTTATTAATTTCTTTAAAAACACAACCTTGAGCAAAAATGAGCTGAAATCCAGTACCACATTAATCAGAAACAGTCAGAATATCATAATCGGGGCTCTTTGTATAAATATGGACTTATCCATTCCTGTACAGGAATTTTTTAAAGATTTTCTCCAGGCTGATTCGGACAAATATACGGGGACGAAAACGGCGGCATACACCCAGTCAACGAGAGAACTGATAGATTCTTCCATAACTATGGCTCTGGAAGAAGTGAATAACCAGAGAGGTTTATCTTCAACAGAGAGGAATAAAGCTGTCGTCTATGAATTGTACAAAAAGGGAATTTTCAGTGTAAAAAAAGGTGTTGAGATTACAGCTGAAGAGCTGGGGATTTCCCGTTTTACCGTTTACAACTATCTGAAAGCCATTAAGGATTCGGGAAAAAAATGA
- a CDS encoding pyridoxal phosphate-dependent aminotransferase: protein MPIAKNHLVAVFGTSLIRKMFNEGTRLKAEHGEENVFDFSLGNPIVPPPPEFSEAIIRIMKEDIPGKHAYMTNSGYRETREFVARFLTEEQGVPLHMDNIVMTCGAGAALTLLFQAILNVGDNVVVSIPNFVVYKTYVENFGGELKTVPCQENFLLDLEAMEKAINRKTAAVLINSPNNPCGVIYPQEQIDALAELLERKSREYDRAIYLVSDEPYRQIVFDDYVVPPIFPSYKHSIIVSSYSKSLSIPGERIGWTAIHPEADEGDLIVKVMTTATTGLGFTNAPALMQRAIVEVNGKTVDPEIYRKKRDLLAGPLKEMGYDFILPHGTFYIFIKAPGGDDMKFVDILQNELILAVPGTGFNMPGYFRLSCCVEDDVIIRSLPGFKKAIEKTIEKN, encoded by the coding sequence TTGCCTATTGCCAAAAATCACCTTGTAGCCGTATTCGGAACATCTCTCATCCGGAAAATGTTCAATGAAGGCACACGACTGAAAGCGGAACACGGGGAGGAAAATGTATTTGACTTCAGTTTGGGAAATCCTATTGTTCCGCCGCCGCCTGAGTTTTCAGAAGCCATAATCCGCATCATGAAAGAAGATATTCCGGGAAAACATGCTTATATGACAAATAGCGGTTATCGGGAAACGCGGGAATTCGTGGCCCGATTTCTTACGGAAGAACAGGGTGTTCCCCTTCATATGGATAATATAGTCATGACATGCGGTGCCGGTGCGGCTCTGACTTTGCTTTTTCAGGCCATCCTGAATGTAGGAGACAATGTCGTTGTTTCAATCCCGAATTTTGTTGTTTACAAAACGTATGTTGAAAATTTCGGGGGGGAATTGAAAACCGTTCCCTGTCAGGAAAATTTTCTCCTGGATCTCGAAGCCATGGAGAAAGCCATAAACAGGAAAACAGCCGCGGTCCTCATCAATTCTCCCAACAATCCCTGCGGTGTTATATATCCGCAGGAACAAATTGATGCACTGGCAGAGCTTCTTGAACGGAAAAGCCGTGAATATGACAGGGCTATATATCTGGTCAGCGATGAGCCATACAGGCAGATCGTTTTTGATGATTATGTGGTTCCGCCCATATTTCCTTCATATAAACATTCCATTATCGTTTCATCCTACTCCAAAAGTCTTTCCATTCCCGGTGAGCGTATAGGGTGGACGGCTATTCATCCGGAAGCCGATGAAGGGGATCTGATCGTTAAAGTCATGACGACAGCCACCACCGGGCTCGGCTTTACAAACGCCCCGGCGCTTATGCAGCGGGCTATAGTTGAAGTAAACGGAAAAACAGTTGATCCTGAAATCTACAGAAAAAAGAGGGATCTCCTTGCCGGGCCTCTGAAGGAAATGGGGTATGATTTCATTCTGCCCCATGGCACTTTCTATATCTTCATTAAAGCCCCGGGTGGTGATGATATGAAATTTGTCGATATCCTGCAGAATGAATTGATTCTGGCAGTGCCGGGAACCGGTTTCAATATGCCCGGTTATTTCAGGCTTTCCTGCTGTGTTGAAGATGATGTTATTATCCGGTCTTTACCGGGATTTAAAAAAGCAATAGAAAAAACAATAGAAAAAAATTAG